A part of Salvelinus alpinus chromosome 5, SLU_Salpinus.1, whole genome shotgun sequence genomic DNA contains:
- the LOC139575898 gene encoding diacylglycerol lipase-alpha-like isoform X3 codes for MPGMVMFRRRWSVGSDDLVLPALFLFLLHCIWLVVLSVVLFSLPYGSDQSCSVTLVDHGRGYLGILVSCLICESAIIWLSMRGSILYTQPREAVQYVIYIRLAILLVELVYAVVGIAWLFQYYQPCSDVTAKNLALGIVVCNWLVIFSVCFTLMCTFDPTGRTFVKLKATRRRQRNLTTYTLRLVPSALHTTISTEYTTCTLRHRLEEGQASSWSRRLKFFMCCTRAQDTQSDAYSEVASLFAEFFRDLDIVPSDIIAGLVLLRQRQRSNRGAILDQANNDILAFLSGMPVTRNTKYLDLKNSTEMGMYKEVCYYMLFALAAYGWPMYLMRKPACGLCRLASSCHCTSGSGSRLSQTVTVEEDNCCGCNVLAIRRHFLDRELKQVHVVYTSWHDAVYETPFFVAVDHGKKKVVISIRGTLSPKDALTDLTGDSERLPVEEQHGNWLGHKGMVYSAEYIKKKLEQEMILSQAFGRDLGKGTMHYGLVIVGHSLGAGTAAILSFLLRPQYPTLQCYSYSPPGGLLSEDAMEYSKEFVTSVVLGKDLVPRIGLSQLEGFRRHLLEVLQKSDKPKWRIIAGGTKCIPKSELPVDDGPQPQTAPVPPSTRLWLHPSDLSIALSASTPLYPPGKVIHVVHNHPSETCCGQEEPTYSALWGDNKSFNEVIISPAMLNEHMPHMVMEGLNKVLEPFGLSSEQAGAEPMEDEGQPASTVVVITSETELPSTPLLSDTSSNTHKDSLSTSPLSDSSSDTKKDPHCFSPLSNTYSDTHKDISSPCSLSDCPSTPKIELPSTPLRDTPSVPQTHSTPPLIGSLSPTEPSNTSPQIDQPAVSNIDQPAVSHIDQPAVSHIDQPAVSHIDQPAVSHIDQPAVSQLSNDPSTQETDLFSTPLSHPLSFPQASSTPQTDLPFPPQS; via the exons ATGCCTGGTATGGTGATGTTTCGGCGGCGCTGGTCAGTTGGTAGTGATGACCTAGTGCTGCCcgccctcttcctctttctactGCACTGCATCTG GCTGGTGGTTCTGTCTGTGGTTCTGTTCAGCCTGCCCTATGGCTCGGACCAGTCCTGCTCGGTCACCCTGGTGGACCATGGCCGGGGGTACCTGGGCATCTTGGTCAGCTGCCTGATCTGTGAGAGCGCCATCATATGGCTGAGTATGAGAGGCAGCATCCTCTACACACAGCCCAGAGAAGCTGTGCAGTATGTCATCTACATACGACTAG CCATTTTGTTGGTGGAGTTGGTATATGCAGTGGTGGGGATCGCCTGGCTTTTCCAATACTACCAACCGTGCTCTGATGtcactgccaagaaccttgcttTGG GGATTGTGGTGTGCAATTGGCTGGTGATCTTCAGCGTGTGCTTCACGCTCATGTGTACCTTTGACCCCACGGGACGCACATTTGTTAAACTGAAAGCCACCCGGCGACGCCAACGCAACCTCACCACCTACACCCTCAG GTTGGTACCCTCTGCCctacacactaccatctctacAGAGTATACCACCTGCACCCTCAG ACACAGGCTAGAGGAGGGCCAAGCCAGCAGCTGGAGCAGGAGACTGAAGTTCTTCATGTGCTGCACCCGAGCCCAGGACACACAGTCT GATGCGTATTCCGAGGTGGCCAGCCTGTTTGCAGAGTTCTTCAGAGATCTGGACATTGTGCCTAGTGACATCATAGCTGGCCTGGTGCTGCTTCGCCAGAGACAGAGGTCCAACAGAGGTGCCATCCTGGACCAG GCCAACAATGACATTTTAGCTTTCTTATCTGGAATGCCTGTAACTCGCAACACCAAATACCTGGACCTTAAGAACtcg aCGGAGATGGGCATGTACAAGGAGGTGTGTTACTACATGCTGTTTGCCCTGGCAGCGTACGGCTGGCCCATGTACCTGATGAGGAAGCCTGCCTGTGGGCTGTGCCGCCTGGCCAGCTCCTGCCA ctgtacaTCAGGGTCTGGCTCTAGGCTGTCCCAGACAGTGACAGTGGAGGAGGATAACTGTTGTGGCTGTAACGTCCTGGCTATCCGCCGCCACTTCCTGGACAGAGAGCTGAAGCAGGTCCACGTTGTCTACACATCCTGGCACGACGCG GTTTATGAGACACCTTTCTTTGTGGCTGTGGATCATGGGAAAAAGAAAGTTGTCATCAGCATTCGAGGAACCCTGTCCCCCAAA gatgcCCTGACTGATCTCACAGGGGACTCTGAGCGTCTGCCAGTGGAGGAGCAGCATGGAAACTGGCTGGGCCACAAG ggGATGGTTTACTCAGCAGAGTACATTAAGAAGAAACTGGAGCAGGAAATGATCTTGTCACAAGCCTTTGGAAGAGATTTG GGTAAGGGAACCATGCACTACGGGCTGGTGATAGTGGGACACTCCCTTGGTGCCGGTACTGCAGCCATTCTGTCCTTCCTGCTCCGCCCCCAGTACCCCACACTGCAGTGCTACTCCTACTCTCCACCAGGTGGCCTTCTGAG TGAGGATGCCATGGAGTACTCCAAAGAGTTTGTCACCTCTGTCGTTTTGGGAAAGGACCTTGTCCCAAG GATTGGTCTCTCTCAGTTGGAGGGGTTTCGGCGCCACCTGCTGGAAGTCTTACAGAAGAGCGACAAGCCAAAG TGGAGGATCATTGCAGGGGGAACTAAGTGCATTCCTAAGTCCGAGCTGCCTGTGGACGACGGCCCCCAGCCCCAGACAGCCCCTGTGCCCCCCAGCACCCGTCTCTGGCTGCACCCCAGTGATCTCAGCATCGCCCTGTCAGCCtccacccctctctaccccccggGCAAGGTCATCCACGTGGTCCACAACCACCCCTCAGAGACATG CTGTGGACAGGAGGAGCCCACCTACTCAGCTCTCTGGGGGGATAACAAGTCTTTCAACGAGGTCATCATCTCCCCTGCCATGCTAAACGAGCACATGCCTCACATGGTGATGGAGGGACTTAACAAG GTACTGGAACCATTTGGTCTCAGTTCTGAGCAGGCAGGTGCAGAGCCGATGGAGGATGAGGGCCAACCAGCCAGCACTGTTGTGGTCATAACCTCTGAAACAGAGCTGCCCTCTACACCTCTGCTTTCAGATACCTCCTCTAACACCCACAAAGAttcactctctacctctcctctttcaGATAGCTCTTCTGATACCAAGAAAGACCCacactgtttctctcctctttcaAATACATATTCTGATACCCACAAAGACAtttcctctccctgttctctttCAGATTGTCCCTCTACCCCCAAAATAGAGCTGCCATCTACCCCTCTTAGAGATACCCCATCTGTTCCCCAAACACACTCTACCCCTCCTCTTATAGGTAGTCTTTCCCCCACTGAACCATCAAATACCTCCCCCCAAATAGACCAACCCGCCGTCTCCAACATAGACCAACCCGCCGTCTCCCACATAGACCAACCCGCCGTCTCCCACATAGACCAACCCGCCGTCTCCCACATAGACCAACCCGCCGTCTCCCACATAGACCAACCCGCCGTCTCCCAATTATCGAATGACCCCTCTACTCAGGAAACGGACTTGTTCTCTACACCTCTGTCACATCCACTCTCTTTTCCTCAAGCATCAAGTACCCCCCAAACAGACCTACCCTTTCCCCCACAATCATGA